AAGACAGCAACCTCCATTTCTGCAAGCTTCCCAAGTCCTAAAAGGGCAAACTCAGTAGaagatgcttcattttcttttccctcttttctgcaTGAGCTCTTCCTGCTTggtaggaggaagagaagagatgaagcgacaaaaaaatacaacttgCGTTAAGCTTGAACAAATCTCAGACATCTAACATAACCTTGCcaaaggagagaggcagggctCTGGAGAGCACTGAAGGGAATGAAAGGTCCCGGGGGCACGCTGGGACGTGAGAACATGGGGCTCTGGGCCAGCTGGAGAGCAACAGGGAGATCCCCAGGGAATATGAGGGCAAATGTGGGGCTTGGGGCCCCCCAAGAGGACCCAAGTGCCCAGGGGTGAGTGGGCCTTGTGCCGCCCACAGGGGACACCCTGCCCCTCCCGGCCTGGGTGGCGGGTCACAGTGGTGCCTTTATGACCTGACCTGTCTCTGTGACACCCTGTGGTGCTGCATATGGTCAACACAGCCGTGGCCCCCACCCCGCAGTGTCCGGCAGGACGGCGACGGGACAGGGCGAGAGCGTGGAGCTGGCGAGGAGCCCCTGAGCGCAGCCCACGTCTTTCATCGCCACCCCCGCGGTGCCGAGGCATTTTGCCAAAGCTtaccccttccccatccctacCCCTTTCCTCTGTCCCGCAGGATGGCGGAGAGACCCCCCAGCCGCCCCAGGGTGGCCTGGGAGGAGAACGGGGCtccccaggagagcagctctccaCCGGAGCCCCACAAGGTGTGCGTGCCCAAGCCGCTGCAGACCGGTAAGTGAGGGGccctgctgggctgggcagggctggggacagcgaCCGCACCCCGATAGACGCCAGGGTCCTGTTTCCCCGGCACATCGGCAGTGGCGGTCCCACGGGTGGGGAGCACGGCACTGCCGGAATGCTGCTTAGGGCTGGGAGactgccccagcacagcctcccgCAGGGTGGGAGACAGCAGAGGGGACCCGGCTCCTGCTGCGGGATATGGGCAGCAAGAGGCAGCTGGCCTGGCACCAGGCAGCCGTAGCGGGGGACGGGGACCTTTCCAGCCCATCTGCAAGCGAGTTCCTAAGCTCGGTGCCCTCGTGCCTTTCTGTGCCGTGCTGCACTCCAGCATCACAGCCCACCTGCCGGGCATCCTCCAGCCCGGACACCCGTGGGGAGACCGCGCCGGGGGAGCGGGAACGGGGCTGGACGGAGGGCAGagctccttcctctccccctgtTTGCCTTCGGCCTCTCCCTAcagccctccctgctctcctcctttACTAGGTGCCCTCTCTGCCGCTTCCAGCTGGCTGGCTctgtacagaaaggaaaaagaatccATGCAGTTCATCCAGGTTTTCCTGAAGAGCTCCGAAAAGGTAACCACGGCCATTTCCATGGTAGCTGTGCCTGCGTCTCCCCATGGAGCCAccggctctgctgcctgctgccagggctgctgggcGACCGCTGGCTGGGCAGAGCCGCTCCCGCCGGGTCTcctgcacagcactgcagcccCAGTGCTCCGGTCCTGCTGGCCGCGTGTCTACGTTCTCACGCTCCCCGTTTGTCTCTCTGTCCCCTGGCTGCCAGGAGAAGGCCCAGAAGATGCAGTTCCTAGAGACCATCTGCACCCTGTGCAAAGCTGCAAGGCAAAGCAAGGGCTTGTCACGGGGCCTGAATGCGTTCTGCCACAAATTTGAGCTGGCAGAGAATATCAAGGTGAGGGAACACCTGGCGGGTCCGGGGAGGGCGGCAAGGTCCCCGGGCACCGGCACAACGTGAGGACAGCGCatgggcaggggaaggcagggacaaGCGTGTGTGGACACCGAGCTGCCCCGAGGGGACTCGGATGCCGCTGAgaagccctgccagcagagaccccagcaccggggcggggggcactCTGGGGGccggtgctggggcaggggcagagggtCTCCGCCAGCCCTGCCACCTGGTGCTGGGTCTGCTGGCactgggtgctggcagctgccaggtCCCATCCCAGACGTGctctgcaggtgctgctggaAGAGGAGCCCAGGGACCACCTGCACACAGCGGTGCGGCAGCAAGCTATGCTTGCCATCGCTGCCTTGAGGTACCTGCCAGGCCCCTGGTTTGGCTTTCCACCAGCCGTGGCCCTGGACCTGGCCGGGGCCACCCCCCATCCAGGCACAGTCCAGTGGTGCCATCAGAGGGCCCCTGCTTTGCCCTGCTGGCAGCTTGTTGGGAGGGCgcaggggagggcagagggatCCTGCAGCTCCCCGCCACATCTCGGCTCTTCCCCAGAGTGGGAAGCGGGAGGCTTGCCTGCCAGGACTGTCCTTTGGGCCCAGGCCATATCGAGGACGGAGGAGGTGCCTCCTGGCAGCACTCCCCACACACCCTCCATCCCTCTTGGGGACCCCCTGCTCCAGAGCTCCGTGTCCACCTGCCCAAGGCATCGAGGCACCACCGCTCCCAGCACCAGTGTCCAACAGGAccccccctctctctctttgcAGCAAAGTGGAGGTGGTGCTAGAGGGCAAAAAGAAGAGCCTCTTAGAAGCCTGCTTCAAGAGTGTCTTCTTGCTTCCTCCAAAAGCAGACATGCAGGGCCTGGACACTACTCTCTACTTCGAGGTAAGTGCTGGCTGAGCTACAGGAGCCCCCAGTCCTCTGGGCTGCTCCCCGGCCACCGCGCGCTGAGAGACAACCGGAGATCCAAGGCACGGCAGGGTATCGACTTTGCTTTGCCACCCTCATCCCTTTGTCCCCTTCCCGTGGGCCTGGCCACATCCAGTGCCGCAGGCTGCTCTGCCCACAGCAGCGTGCCTGCTCCGAGGCTTCCCCTGGGCACCGCGAGGCAGCGCAGGCATCCTCTCTTGGTGTGGGGAGTTCAGATCCATCTCCAGGCTTGAGAGGGACTGCAGAAAGACTGCCACAACCCTTTGTCCTCCTTGCAGACCCTGGACGCCATGGACACCATGCTGCGGACattggtgctcagctcttctgCCCCTGGCTTCACAGAGCTGCAGACAATCCTACAGGTCTGGTGTTGGCAAAGAGTAGGGTTCGCAGGGGCTGTTCCTCACCCTGCAAGGGAGTGTCCACTCTTGAGTGGACAGTTCCCACCCCAGTGCCATGCACAGAGCACACTGCAGggagggtgcccagctcccctgggggaggcaggggtgGCCCACCATGGTCTTCCGCAGCCCAGTGCCCCCTGCCTGCAGTCAATGTGActtcccctctgcagcctcctcctgTGTCACGGCAGAGCCTTGCTCGTGGCAATTCTGGGCCAGCTCTGTCCCCAGAGCTTTCCTTGCACCAAAGCTGTGGGAGGCATTTGACCCCTCTCCTCAGGCACCACAGTGGTggcagctggtgctgctcttcccctgcctcGCAGTCCCTTGTGCTTTCCTCCCCAGGTCTGACCGGGGCAGAGAACCCCTGGGACCTGCCTGTCCTGCACAGGGAGCCCAGCCCTGAAGCTCTGTACTCCTGGCTTCCCAGGGGGCTGTATCCCCATTCCCACATTGCAGACCCCCCGGGCAGGCTCCTGCCCAAAAGCCCAGCCTTCATGGAGAGGGGACACAGGGCTGTGTTCCGGGGGAGGGCACAGAAAGGAGCAGACGCTGCCCGGGGTGTGGTATCTGCCTACCTGCCTGGCCGCAGGGACTGCACGTGTCCAGCCAGGactccagcagtgctgcttctgctggtGCGGGTGCCAGCTCGCAGGGCACATCGGCAGTTTCTCTCCTCCCAGATGCTGCTGACCTTCACCAACTGCCAGAGTGCAGTTGTGTGCGAGAGGGCCGTGGGGAGGATTGGGAGGCTGAGCGATTTGCTGGCCAGCTGTTCCTCCGTGGAGGTAAGGAGCCAGGCACCCTCCAGCCAggctctctccccttccctgcacacGGGAGCAGCCTGCAGCTCAGAGATGCCTGCGCGGCAAGCCTGGGCACTGGCTGAGGCGTTCAGCAAGGCTCTGCCCTGGAGCGAGGGtcttggtttctttcttttttctttttcccacgGTCTTCTCTCCCCAGTTCCCTCTCTGCCAGGAGCCGTCTCGGCCCCCAGTCCTGTGCAGGACGGGACTGTCCAAGGGACATGGTGGGAGCCCAGGCCtggcagctctccctgccctgctgcccagcTAGCTGCTTTGAGAGGGCCCTCCAAAGCTCCAGCTCACCGGGGATCCTTCCCCTGGGCAGAGTCTTGGGTTCAGGGCTTTGGTCACAGCTGCTGCCCGTCAGCCCTTCTACCTGTCCTCCCTCCCCCGCCCAGGTCTGGAGCACCTTTGTAGGAGAGgatgccagccctgcctgccacGCAGAGATCCATATGCCCTTCCTGGGACAGCTGCTGGGGCATCTCATCCTCTGCCGCACTCGCAAGAGCTGGGAGATCAGCTGGGTTGCTTTGGATGCTCTTCATCACCTCTTCAGATTCATCCTGCAGCAAAAATGTAAGAGAAGCTGTGGTGGACCGCATCCCTCCACACACACCTCCTCACATGCCTGCTTGTTTCCCTGGCTATTGCAACAGACCGTTCTTGTGCTTTCTGGAGGCTCTCCATCAAAGTCTGCTTCCCTGACCTCCTTTGCCCCTCACAGCTGCTTCCCGTAGCATCCCAGCTATTGTTTTGCTGCAGAAGCTGAATGCTCGCCAGAAGTCCAGGACCTGTTCTTTGCTGCTCTCCTTCCCTACTCTTCTCAGGACCTCTCAGAACCTGGCTGTTTCATGGTCCCCACAGCCAAAGCTATCATTGATTACCACTTCCTGAAAATAGTTCTTCCCTATTGGAGAACAGCAGATCCAGCTGTACATCACCCCAGCTGGTCCCTCCAGTGCCTGCAGCAAGAAGCTGTCCCTGACGCCCTCCAGAAAGCTCCCTGACTGCTTGCGTCCTGCCGTCTGGCAGGCAGGTCTCAGGGACGTTAAAGTTCCCCATGAGAAGCAGGGCATGTGAAACAGAGACTTCCCCACGTGCTTTCAGGAAGACTTCATCCACATCCTCTCTCCAAGTGTGCGTGGGGGGGTGTCTGCAACATGCTGCCACCACCATGTCACCAGCACTGCCTCTCCTCTGCTTCTGACCCACGTACTCTCTCTCGGACTCTTGATCGTCCCGTATATCTGAGCTGCTCCTTCAAATATGAGGCAcgcccccccagcctcctcttccccatctctCCTGAAGAGCTTGCATCCGTGCACCGCAGCACTCCAGCCCTGCAAGCCGTCCCCTGCAGCTCAGTTATTCCAACAATGTTTTAGTTGTGCGACTGCATGCAGAGCTCTAGTTCCTTTGAGTTTCCAAGGCTGTGAGCATTTGCACACATACGCTTGAGGCAGGAGTCTCTCATCCTTCTCCATCATCCTTCAGGTCCCTCTTGTTCCCTTCGCCTGTCACCCTGTGCTTTACACCCTTgtccaccacctcctcccctgaCCGTGGGTCATAACCTCCCTCCTCAGCCACTCCTAGTTCAAAGCTCTTTTCACCGTTTGGTAAGCTTGTTGGCAAAGACGCTGTGTCCTACCGACTCTTCTGTGATCCCCTCCTGTTTAGGCACGACACTGCCAGAGGATAATGCAGAGCATCCACAGCGTCAAAGGGAACGGGAAGCTGCGATCACCTCCTGGCTTTCTTTGCCCAGCACCAGCAACATTACAACGGTAACGAGCTCCTCGCTTGCTGGGCCTCTTGTCCGTGGCATCAGCAGGAGACTTGTGTGAGCAAAGGGATCTGGAATCAGCACGGTTGGCATGGCCTCACTGTCACTGGTGAGAGGGTTGCTGCTGTCGCTGAGCAGGGACTACAAAGGGCTGCACTCCagtgtcccagcagcagctccagccctcctGTCCACCAGCAAGCCCTGATTCTCTGTAGGGCCAGCACACTGTGCCCACGACCCCAGCCCTCCTCTCTCACCCTCAGGGCCCTCTCTTCTCATCCTCCACCGCGCAGTGactgcagcccctgcctccaGCTGTCCTGTGGGCGCTGCTGTCAGCACCGCCAGGCCATCTCTTGCCAGAGCTGCTCTCGCCGCTCACCTAAGCAGCACCACCAGGACACTCGGTGTGACGTGTCTTCCCcgccttcctccctcccataGGCATTTGGAAAATACCTCCAGCCTTCTGAGAGGACAGACATCGTCCTTGTGGCCATCGAGGCCATGAGAGACTCGAGCACCTATGACAAGGAGGAGGCGAGCAGCATCCTGGATATGGCTATGAGAGAACCTGCCTGCTGGTTGACGGAGGTAAGCGGCCTGTGGCTGCCCTGCCCTTGAGCCCTTTCAGGCGTTGTtcctccttccatccctccctccctccctcatgCAGGTGCCTCAGGCACCTTGAAGCCCTTTTAAGCCAGGAGAGTAGCATGGATAGGGCAGCAGTTGCAGAGGCAGCTGAGGAAATGGCTGCACTCCAGTGGCAGCACCATCCTCACCCGTGTGCCATCCAGGTGCCAAACATCGTGAGGTGCATCTACGAAAACGTGGAGCACATCCACGCGG
The Haliaeetus albicilla chromosome 1, bHalAlb1.1, whole genome shotgun sequence DNA segment above includes these coding regions:
- the LOC138684804 gene encoding maestro heat-like repeat family member 5, coding for MEPPALLPAARAAGRPLAGQSRSRRVSCTALQPQCSGPAGRVSTFSRSPFVSLSPGCQEKAQKMQFLETICTLCKAARQSKGLSRGLNAFCHKFELAENIKVLLEEEPRDHLHTAVRQQAMLAIAALSKVEVVLEGKKKSLLEACFKSVFLLPPKADMQGLDTTLYFEVSAG